The Parus major isolate Abel chromosome 27, Parus_major1.1, whole genome shotgun sequence DNA segment TTAGATCTGGTAAGCCATAAGGAAGGACACTCTTAATTATCCAGGAGTTACTAATCCTGTATTACAAGTTTTACCCAGTTTAAAGAAACCATTAGGTAATCCATCCATTGCTTTTGGGATCTCTTTGTGCAACAAGGGTGGAGAGTTGGGCTGCGGGGGGCAAGGGGGGAACAGGAACTGGTTGGAACATGCCAGTAACAGAACACAGTATGACAGAAGTGGACTTTGTTCAGTTTAATCTGCATTTCCTTTGagatttctcctttcctttgtgAGCCCTGTTTCAAAGCAAGGCAGGTAACAGGAGCCCTTTTGTGAGAGTCCATGGTGCGTGGGGATGACAGAACACGATGACAATGTCGCTCATGAATGCGAGACTGCCCTGGACACGCAGACGGTGACTTTGGAATGCAAATCCCTGACACACTCATTATATTCCATTTGGtctctcttccttctgccttACACTCTTCCTCATCTAAACATCCTaatggtttttctcttttccttgccCAGATTTTATCTTTGCATAGTTCTATTGCTGTCAGGGTCTGCTGCTGACTTGGGCatgaaaaagggagaaagcCTGAGTTTGTCTAAGGCTGACAGCTCTCCCTGATGTTAACATGCACTGTAAACACCAGTCTGGCCTGACTGCAGAACCCTTGACAGAGACAGTGAACATTAATTTGAGACCAAATAACTGAGATGGTTTTTTGAATTACCTGGgtcatgaagaaaaaatgagtGTCTGGAAAAGTACTTACAGGCTCTGAGGGAAAGTCAATAAAGACAGTGCTAGAAAATTTCCCTCAaactgaagaataaagaaacttttctgGGGGACTGTTTTTAGTAAAGTGAGTTTGCAACACTCCTACTCATAATGCTGTTTTAAATGGTGACATTGATGTTGCATGTTGGGAAGTTGAATAGTTTTGCTCATGTAAATGTCATCTGTAACTTGTGtctcctctttgttttttgtgttcttcCAGTTTTGTCCCTCCTGAAACAATGAGGCTTTGGCTGTCCTGACCCATGTCAGTGACACTGCCACAGTGGACTGGGCATATGTAAGGGAAAGTAAAATCAGATATTCCAAGGACCAGAACAAGTGATGgataaaaatttatttgctgCAGTGAGGTATATGATGAGAGACATAAGACCAGGAAAAAAGTTGAGAGATTATTCCCCTTAAATTACAGCTAATTTGCAGAGAGATAACTGAATCCCAGATGGATATTCCTGCCCTGGGGAGATGTGCACAATACATCTGTCGCTAGCTCAGCCAGTCACTTTAATtcaacagcttttcttcagcattttggTGACTAAAAGCTCTTTAAACTACCAATGCCAGCTATACCCAGCTCTGTGTGGCAGTGTAAGGCTGCAGATCATTTGAGAAGCGCGTTCCCTACAGGATCCCTGTTTGACACACGGGGAGCCAGCCCACGGCACGCTGttcccagaggggctgtgggagctgctgctgggagagccgAGGTTGGCAGAGCTTTCCTTCAGGCTTGTGGGGGCAGCTCGTTGATGGTGGAGGACACCACCTCCCCGTTCACGCTGTCGTGGACAATCGCTTTCAGCTTTCGGTTGCTCAGCCCAGAGTGttctgaaagaaaggaaagtttAATTATCCAAGGAGCGATGCTGAGACAGGGTGATGCAGGGAAAACCTCATTTACAGTCATTTGCCTGCTGCCTCCTCAACAAAGTTTTCTCTACATGGTTTCCTTCAAGTCAATGTTTGTTATTCTCTGTGTGAAATGTGCTGCCAGAAAGTCACCCTGGGTCTGGTCCAGGTCAGGGCAAATGAATAAcgcagggacagcccagccaATGCAAATCAGCAGATTATCCTGGATGTCTGCAGGTCATGCCCATGCCAGAATATGAGTTTCCAGACATGCAGATTTTTGGTTTGCTCTCAGGCCCTAATGCTGTTTTAGTCACCCAGTGGAGTCTCCTTGCCTCCTCATATTCCAGGAAAGCTTTAGTCTGGAGCCTGAGCTGTGGCCATGTGTGTGACTGACATGGGCAGGCACAGCCCGGTGGGCTCTGCAGTGAGCCTGCCATGCACACCTTCCACACTTCACTCAAGTGAGGTTAAAATTGCCCTGAGTAACATTTGATTGGAAATGACAGTAATTAAGAGTCACTTCAAAGAACAAAGTAAGGAACTTTTACCTTTAGTTTCAGATTTTCTTGCTGTCCTGTGAAGAtaatgaaagagagagaaaataatgttaCACTAATTTAAAGAAGTTATTTATCCCCTTCTCTCTGTTTCTAAGGAGACTTTCTCCCACTatgagataaaattaaaaaaaaaaaaaaaaagaaggaaaaagaatgatGCTTTTATAACATGTAAGCTTTCCCTTTGATAGATATTGTCCCTGAAAGCCATCCCTGGGCACATTCACTactgctcccagggacaggtGGGAGAATGAACCAATGTGTTCTTGTTGAACCCAGTTGGGTTTCTGACAAATACCCTCACACTTGGGACCACTCTCTCCTGCTTGCCTGAGAGTTCTGGTTCTAAAGGCTGATAACCTTCTTTTTTTGACTTCATACAAATCAGATGAGAGGATAAAAATGAGACCAGTGTTCTCCTATGATGAGATGGCCATGCTGTGGGAGTGGAgaatttgattctttttttaataaaaaattatattaatttaggTAATCCAAATTACATGGATACCAGTGTCTCTAAGTGGCTCCATCTTTTTATTATGATCCGTCACATTAAAATACCAACCCTTGATGTAGTATGGGACTCACAAGCTTTGATTAagcataaacaaacaaacaaataaataatccaAATATGAGGACTCTCATCTGTTCCAgtcagggcagctctgccttACCCGTCAGCattcccttccagcagcaggcGGTACGtggaaatttccttttccaggcGCGTTTTGATCCCAAGAAGAACTTTATATTGGTTATTTTGCTGCTTCATGTCATGACGAGCCTGGCTCAGCTCTTCCTCACATCTGGAGATGATCTGCTGCATATTTTGAAGCGCAGCAGCGTAGTAATTCCGAGTGTCAGCCAAGGTGTCTTCCAGCATGTGTTTCTGACGGGGCAGATAATACCAAGACCATGATTATTATTTATGTGGTAGATACAACACAGAAATACCAGCAAATTTGGTCTCTAGCTAGAAGATTGCAAAATTAAGGCTGTggtaatttaaacatttatgcATTTGCATAACTATTCTTGTGAAGGCAGCAGAACCACAAAGCTGTGCCATGTGTGCATGAGAAGCAAAACCGAATCGTTTATCCCTGCCATATCCATTCTGCTCAAAGCTCTGCTCCTGAGactgttttctgttctgtccTTTCTGCATGAGCTGCCCAGAATTGCTCCAGTCTCCAGGTCTCGGGGATGTGAGCTTTAACCCATGTAAGAGCTATGTAATAATATTTGTGAAAGTTCCCCACCAATTTTTCACAGTTTGTGTATTTCATGCCTGATAACAGGGCTTATAAATATGATCTTTGCATTCTTTGTGTTACTGTTTATTGTCTggacacattttctttctagacCTGGAGTCAGCTATCCCTCCTTCTCCACTTTTTCTCCTCATATTTTGTCGTAAGAAGAGACATAAATTTTTCACTTCCTGGTGATGGTTTCTGAAtctattttgcatattttggCAAAGTCAAGCATGATCTGAATCCCAATTTCCCTCATACTTTAACAACTGCAATAAAGTTATGCTAGGCTGTGGATTTAAATGGAGAATTGGTCCATGAAAACTTCAGAGTGTGTGAGCAGCCCAAGATGTCTGCAGCAGATACCTTACTAATCTGTGCCTGCAGCTCGATGTCCAGGGACTGCAAAGTTCTCCTTAACTCCTTGATCTCGTTCTCGTTGCGCTGGATCTGTTCAGGATTCGGGGTTGCTGCCAGGGACATTGCTGCACTCTGTGGAgcagaagcaagagaaaagcTCAGACTCTGGTCAGACAGCTACAGCCATGGGGGGCTTGGGAATGAGCAGGGAATAGCTGTTACCTGTTCTTTGTACCAATTGTCCAGGCTTTGACGATTCTTTTCAATTATGGCTTCATAATCTTCTCTTATTTCTGCCAGAATCTTGCCTAAATCTGCAGGAGGGGCCGCGTTTACTTTTACATTGACCTTGAAGTCTTGTGAGGAGCGATTGGCTTCCATATCCTGTTCATGTGTTAGCAGAGGGAACATGCAAACTCGTTTATGGAAGTAGAAAGTTTTCAGAGAGACACCAAATCCCAGAGAGGTTTGGGGGGTAGTTGTTATATATACATTAAgctaatattattttaaaaatgtatatattgaTAATACTGATGTATTTGTAATACATCATGATGTAATGTTCTGATGTAACTTAAACCAGTGACATAGGTGCTTCTGTGGCAGAATTCAATAAAAAACATGTGAGAAGATCTTTTCATAGAATGTTTCTGGAAGAAATGgactcattttttatttatttatctattagAAACCCAAAACCTTGATGAAAATCTAACAGTAATTTCATCTTTCTTACCCTTTATGTTAATATTTATGGAACTATAACTAAGTTTACAGGAGAGTAATGTAAAAGTTCTATGTAATTGTTAAAGGAATAATTGGATTAAAGCATATAATTACTGTGTAAACAACATAATTACAGGACCAGTTGGGCAGGTAGGGTAGCATTCCTTTCAGTGTAGCACAGCCTTCTGTGCCTGGTACCATTTTCAAAGCACCCGGGCAAAGGAGCCTTTTGGGGTATGACATCATGGAATGTGGATCAGCTGGACACAGGGATGGCTCTGCTGGTCCCCTGTGTCCAAGAACcctcctgggctggaagggggTCAGCCAAAGGCAGCTGCACTGACCACTGTGCAACCCCTGTGTTTCATTCTCAACTTTAATAAGCCACAGACACTGAGCAGGACGTTTAGTCTGGTGTTAGGTAATAGCTGCAAACACCAGATCAAGCGAAACCAGCATGTTTCAAGCAGTGGAATTATAAATGTGGGAATAACAGAGAGCACTGAGTATAGCTCTGGAGAATTCAGAGTAGTGTGGCTTTTGAGAATTATCTAATTGCTGTGCTTAGGATTTTGCAAGAATGAGTAATTTTGCCTGACTTCACCAAccattctttttaattttgatccTTCAAGAATTTGAGATCTGTTTTGCTCAGGTCAGCCTGTTCTGGGTAACGCTGCTTGAGTTTAGTGGGGGTGGACAAGGGGGCCTAaagagatcccttccaaccctcAACGCCTCCATGCTTCTGTGAGTAAGGGAAATTATATATTCAGAACTGAGGAAAAAGTCTGTGATGACTAAAACCCAGCAGCACTCTGTGTATTTATATCTAAATCTTTCTGAGAACATTTCTGTCCAATATGTCAGTTATTATTAGCTATCTGTGACAGATGGGTGGGAGAGACTCCAGCAATCTGTTCTCTCTGAAACCCCAGTGTAATTGGTAAAGCAGACACAGACTTTTTGCCTCACTTGACACTCATTGGCTGCCTCAGAAACAGGATTAGGTCCTGAATCATCAATCCCACTTACAGATTGTGGGTCTTACTCAGTTAATTACATGGTAGTAAAGATTTGTGTGATAGGATTTTACCAAGTGGAACTTTTTCTACCTCCTCATGGTCTTTCCTCCTGAGGATGTGCTCTTCTCTCAAGCCttcaatttccatttccagatcTGTGGTAATAATGGTCATGCCATCGAGCTCCTTCCGTAGGTTCTCCACATCCAGCTGCACTCCCTGCCTGCGACACTTCTCTGCTTCATATCTTTATGAGGGGAGAGAAGACACAACGTGCGTGTTGAGAACTGCCCGATTCAGGCTCTTGTATAAGGAGAAGTAGATTTAGTCTGTGTAGGGAACTAGAGAGAACAAACAACCAAAGAAACCAATTCTGTTTCTAACAtatgttattaaatatttttgaatagtCTTAACAATCAAATTAGTTTTATtagttttgtatttcattttcctttctcccttgtAACTCCTCCTATAAGGtaggaaataaaatctctttttttcacttccctTTTTGCATGTTAACCTTCACCAGGTTGTGAAAGCTTTGAGAATACAATTCTCTAAAAGGAGTATCAGCAAGCGCTGATTGCTGTAGTTTATCCAAAATGGTAACTTTTGAGtccttcagaaaaacaagaaaaatgtgatgGAAGCCAGTTACTAATATTCCTCTCTAACCTCTTCCAGTGTCTGTAGTGAGACAAAAGCACAGAGATGCTGCCGTGATTCCCTTGGGCATGGGAAACACTTGCTCCTCAGCATCTCTCCCTTTGCTCCATATTTTTGGGTTCTATTGGTGCTTCTCCATTCACTCAATAAACTCAGCCTGAATCCCATCCCTCAAATGGTTCCACTGGTTCCTTTTGTGACACTGCTGACTGATAATGAAAGGCTGGCAGTGCTCAAGGTTTCCAAGTTTGTCACAATATTACCAAAAGCTGAGATATTTTTTATAGCTGATCACTAACTGCTTGAAATAAGACAAATCTTCCTGCTTCCTAAGAAGTCTTACTTAGAGAAGTGTCAAATCCTTTCCATTGGAAAGACCTGCCTGAAAGTGTTCTGTAcaaacattttgtctttttggttGATGTGAAAACTCTCTTTCAATGTGCTGAAAATCAGACTGTGCTGGGAGCCAGTGATGAACCAGCTCAGTTACTGTGCACAATGCACGGGACTCCAAAGCTCCACAAGGACAGGtgttccctgcagagctggacagAAGAGGTGATAAATCCAGGAAATAGATTTGGGCTGGACTAGGAAGTGCAGTGCTTAGAGGGGATAATTTGTAATCCCAGATGACAGTTTTAAGTGTCTTTTGTCACAAGTATCAAGTGTCTACTGTCAAACCTGCTCGTCAGGACCTGCTCTAAGTATCATAAACAGGGTGAGTCAAGGTTCTTCAGCAATCATTTGTGGGTTTTACatcctttggggttttttttttcccctgttctaCATTGTTTTTATTCATCCAATATCAACAGAAAACCTCAGTAAAAATCACTTCCCTATTGGATTAGCAAGAAAATGTAATGTTTAGTTTAATCCTCACTCAAATCTAATGAGGAAACCAAAGAAAAGCTTACTTGAGCCTGAAGTCTTCAGTTGCCATGTTAGCGTTATCGATTTGTAAAAGGATGCTGGCATTGGTGATCTTGCTATCCTCaatctggaaaacagagaatCCAGCAAGAGAGTTGGTGTTGCCATGGGGTGACAGTAAATAATCTGTGCTGGTTTAGCCTCTTTGCTGTTCATAGCAAGCATCTAAATAGTGGAATTCCCATGCTAAGGAGACTATAggaataaaagcatttcagtttccTGATTCACCTAGGTGTTTTGCAATTTTTGTTCATAATCAtactgtactttttttcttatttttttgagaGTATGAACCAGGAGGCATCATCTTATTCCTGGCCAGGTAGAAGATATGAATTTCATTACACAAACTTGATGGTCTATTACAGAGTAACAGTCACAGCCTTCCTCTGGTTTTGAGACAGGATTCTGATCCtgttcagcactgctgacaAAGCTGCCTTGGGCATCTTTAGGGCAAATTTCAGTAAGAACCATTAAGCTGTGTCTGAGTACAATCAAAATACTGGAGTTAATGTAATGCTAAAAAGTAGCTTGTGCATGAACACCCCACTGAGCTTGTCTGGCATCTGGTTGTTGTGGTCCATTCAGTTATGCACCTATAGCTGCTCTGAATCaaccagcagcacagactgATTGATTCAGGTGTCTGATTTTGCCTTGGGATTTGAAAATTGCCCTAAAAGCTGCAGGATGAAGCACAATTTCATTCCTTTGATGCACTCAGCACGCATGGAAAGGCTCATGTGTCCCTGATAACATGGAATAGCTTTTAACTATAGATCTGAATTTGAAAAGTTCAGTATTCTGTGCCAAATCTTTGAAAGAACTCCAGCAGGAACTCATACATAATTATCAGGAAATCATAAATGCAGGGCATCGTGTCCTTTTctaacacaggaaaaagaagtgtgGTTTCCATCCCACCAGCTCCCTTCCCTCAGCATCCACAGAGCAAACCAAGGGGCACTTTGGCTCTACAGAAATCATTTATGGAGCTCTCAATACCTTGGAGTAAATATCCTGCACCTCAATGAATCacaaagaaacaaggaaatgaCAGAATTCTCCTGAAGTGTCAAAGGTTCACCTCTGTAGTGAAGAAGAAGGTGCTGTGGAATGTTTAACTAATCTGCTAACACACTGTGCATTCCTGTGCAATTAGCAGCACACCTCGGATACTGCCCTGGGACATGATCGAGGCCAGCTCAAGAACTATAACAATACCCTGAATGCATGGCTGCCTGGAATTTGGTGACAGAGAAGAGGCAGTTCTTGAGTCCAGCCTTGGAGAATGTAGAAGGCAAGGAGAAAACAAGATGAGTTCTTGAGCTTTGTGCCGTGTACAGAATTGCTGTGTGACTCTGTGAGATCCGAGCACTGGTCAGTGCTTTGCCCACTGCTGTGTGGCCCCAGTCACTCTGCAGACAGCAGGGGATCTCACATGTACCAGTTATCTCTTAAATCACATGGAATTCCTTACTGCATCCATTGTGAACATGGCTGTGTTTCTAGTACCAGTCTGCAGACTGTCAGTGTCATTAAGAACTCACACATTATTGTATAGGAAACATTATTGTATAGGAAATAAACTCCAATTCCTTCTTTCCAAGAAGGCTTCCTGCACTGATTTACCTCTCATGTCTCATGTCCTTTGTCCCTCCTGGAAGGCTCTGTAGATAACTTTGCTTATTTAATGGCACAAGGTGTTTGAATGAGACAGTTATCTGCAAAGCAGGTGCTATTTCATTGTGTATCTGGGTTAGGATGGAGTCAGGCTGGAGCAAGGCTTTTCCCAAAATTTGTTGCTCCATCAGGTATTCATTTCATTCTATTAATCCTGAATTCAGGTATCCAGGAGAGTGTGGTTAAAAATGAAGGACCCAAGTGATTATATGCCTCCAAGTTCAGACAGGTAGCGTATCACAGACATCCTGGATTATTTGATATAGGACCCTAAATTTagtctatattttattttaggtgCTAAATTAGTTTCaccttttaaattaacattcaattaatttaattatagtTAATAATTAGATGCTATATTTTCACTCATTTTACTGGCAGACATGCTGCTAATTGCAAGATTTTATAGAGAAAGTAAAAA contains these protein-coding regions:
- the LOC107215143 gene encoding keratin, type I cytoskeletal 23-like; translated protein: MSTSQGPFQFFSGSLRGSSGCGLAQQGTSYRASSADDGASSTHPSFSSARPFWLAAGGTTWGSFSEHYGESIFLGGNEKQTMQNLNERLAAYLDKVRALEAANAQLESCILEWHRTKSHGKRHDFNQYEQNVTDMQRQIEDSKITNASILLQIDNANMATEDFRLKYEAEKCRRQGVQLDVENLRKELDGMTIITTDLEMEIEGLREEHILRRKDHEEDMEANRSSQDFKVNVKVNAAPPADLGKILAEIREDYEAIIEKNRQSLDNWYKEQSAAMSLAATPNPEQIQRNENEIKELRRTLQSLDIELQAQISKKHMLEDTLADTRNYYAAALQNMQQIISRCEEELSQARHDMKQQNNQYKVLLGIKTRLEKEISTYRLLLEGNADGTARKSETKEHSGLSNRKLKAIVHDSVNGEVVSSTINELPPQA